The Planococcus donghaensis genome contains a region encoding:
- a CDS encoding carboxylate--amine ligase, which produces METKHPFLPIIVGTDMNAYNMAISFHEAYGIKPILVGKEPLSFTSLSTITETIELRSGLADDAQFANILMDIADKYRAPGKTLLLIGTNDLYVRLIIENAKVLREHYVFNYINEDLMNQLQVKANFYELCKVHGIDTPTTFFYDCNSKEPFEEEMMFPVIIKPSNGIEYSRNKFEGQQKVYKVESPKELHEVIQQIKAGGYRDELIIQDYIPGDDTFMWDSVIYANSKGKTQLVTFAQVVLQEHTVTAIGNYTALITRFDKDMMVKLQNFLEAVGYQGFANFDLKYDARDKKFKVFEVNIRQGRSSYYVTALGHNMAEYFVDDLIYQTEKPVTYLNEDFLFTVVPKAVLRNFVHNKAVLKDIKRLIKKGQYGNPLFYKKDKHLKRKLYLLARQFNYYKKYKNNQW; this is translated from the coding sequence ATGGAAACTAAACACCCATTTTTACCGATTATCGTCGGCACAGATATGAATGCATACAACATGGCCATTTCATTTCACGAAGCATATGGCATTAAGCCGATTTTGGTCGGGAAAGAACCTTTATCATTTACATCATTAAGTACTATTACTGAAACGATTGAATTGCGTTCTGGTTTAGCAGATGATGCTCAATTTGCGAATATTTTAATGGATATTGCAGATAAATACAGAGCACCTGGAAAAACTCTTTTACTCATCGGTACGAACGATCTGTATGTTCGATTAATTATTGAAAACGCAAAAGTTTTGCGTGAGCATTATGTGTTTAATTATATTAACGAAGATTTGATGAATCAGCTGCAAGTTAAAGCTAATTTTTACGAGCTTTGTAAAGTTCATGGCATTGATACACCGACCACCTTCTTTTATGACTGCAATTCAAAAGAACCGTTTGAAGAAGAAATGATGTTCCCTGTGATCATCAAGCCGAGTAATGGCATTGAATATAGCCGAAACAAATTTGAAGGTCAGCAAAAAGTGTATAAAGTGGAAAGTCCGAAAGAGTTGCATGAAGTCATCCAACAAATCAAAGCAGGCGGCTACCGCGATGAGTTAATTATCCAAGATTACATTCCTGGAGACGACACATTTATGTGGGATTCGGTTATTTATGCCAATTCTAAAGGGAAAACGCAATTAGTTACTTTTGCCCAAGTTGTATTGCAAGAACATACGGTAACAGCAATCGGAAACTACACAGCATTGATTACACGTTTTGACAAAGACATGATGGTCAAATTGCAAAATTTCCTTGAAGCGGTTGGCTATCAAGGGTTTGCAAACTTCGATTTGAAATACGATGCGCGGGATAAGAAATTCAAAGTGTTTGAAGTAAACATTCGCCAAGGTCGTTCAAGTTATTACGTTACAGCTCTTGGTCACAACATGGCGGAGTATTTTGTAGATGATTTAATTTATCAAACAGAAAAGCCGGTCACGTATTTGAATGAAGATTTCTTATTCACAGTTGTTCCAAAAGCCGTATTGCGTAACTTTGTTCATAATAAAGCCGTACTCAAAGACATTAAACGTCTTATTAAAAAAGGCCAATATGGCAATCCGCTATTTTATAAGAAAGATAAGCATTTAAAACGTAAACTGTACTTATTAGCGCGTCAGTTTAACTATTATAAGAAGTATAAAAACAATCAGTGGTGA
- the hflK gene encoding FtsH protease activity modulator HflK — translation MTTKKLLAVIGLSIAGILLLVAVFTSWYTVDESEQAVIITFGVANETITEAGLHFKMPWPIQKAEILSKETYSLQFGYNQNAEGEIVAFDKETKMITGDENIVLTDLVVQWKITDPKKYLFNAEAPQDILHDATSASIRSIIGNSLIDDALTSGKAEIEAETRDLLASLIEKYDIGITVLAVKLQDVELPNEEVRAAFTNVTDARETMNTKINEAKKYENQKRNEALGEKAAINSRAEGQKVTRVQQATGDVALFDKLYKEYESNPEVTKQRIIMETLESVLPNAKLYIMNDEGGTMKYLPLEGLQTTIPPAEESTEGSGN, via the coding sequence ATGACAACGAAAAAATTGCTGGCAGTGATTGGTTTATCTATTGCAGGAATACTGCTGCTCGTTGCAGTATTTACTTCTTGGTATACCGTAGATGAATCTGAACAAGCGGTCATTATCACGTTTGGTGTAGCGAATGAAACAATTACTGAAGCAGGCTTACATTTTAAGATGCCGTGGCCAATTCAAAAAGCAGAAATTTTATCAAAAGAAACGTATAGTCTGCAATTCGGCTATAACCAAAACGCAGAAGGTGAAATTGTCGCATTCGACAAAGAAACAAAAATGATTACCGGAGACGAGAATATCGTCTTGACGGATCTCGTCGTTCAATGGAAAATTACAGATCCTAAAAAATACTTATTCAACGCAGAAGCGCCGCAAGACATTTTGCACGATGCCACTTCAGCGTCGATTCGTTCGATTATCGGGAACTCATTAATCGATGACGCATTAACGTCTGGTAAAGCTGAAATTGAAGCTGAGACACGGGATTTACTAGCTTCATTAATTGAAAAATACGATATCGGCATTACGGTTTTAGCGGTAAAATTACAAGACGTTGAGCTGCCAAACGAAGAAGTACGCGCAGCGTTTACGAACGTTACAGATGCTCGTGAGACGATGAACACAAAAATTAACGAAGCCAAAAAATACGAAAACCAAAAACGCAACGAAGCGTTAGGTGAAAAAGCAGCCATCAATTCCAGAGCTGAAGGACAGAAAGTGACACGAGTTCAGCAGGCAACGGGAGATGTCGCGTTATTTGATAAACTGTACAAAGAATATGAAAGCAATCCAGAAGTTACAAAACAGCGAATTATTATGGAAACCTTAGAATCCGTCTTACCAAACGCGAAATTGTATATTATGAACGATGAAGGTGGCACGATGAAGTATTTACCACTAGAAGGCTTACAGACAACGATTCCACCAGCTGAGGAAAGCACAGAAGGGAGTGGCAACTAA
- the hflC gene encoding protease modulator HflC, whose protein sequence is MEPNKPLGEVKKFNPYQRPKKTREPRDPIDFKKYWKLIVGLVVAFVLLLILLTNVYVVKESEYRVVRQFGEVVKIQDEPGLQMKIPFIQSVTTLPKYQMTYDVSEAEINTKDKKRIIIDNYAVWHVVDPLELISNAGTIVNAESRMEEFIYSVVRTELGQLDYDEIINDENSSRGSLNDAVTAKVNELLDKDKYGIQVMDVRIKRTDLPEENEQSVYTRMISERESTAQEYLSQGDAKKREMEAQADREAQEVIATARKEAALIQAEGESQAAKIYNESFSKDPEFYELYRSLESYKKTIGDDTVIILPSDSPYADILSGNFN, encoded by the coding sequence ATGGAACCCAACAAACCTTTAGGTGAAGTGAAAAAGTTTAATCCTTACCAACGGCCAAAAAAGACTAGAGAGCCGAGAGATCCAATTGATTTTAAGAAATATTGGAAATTGATTGTTGGTTTAGTTGTTGCATTTGTTCTTTTGCTAATCTTGCTGACAAATGTGTATGTTGTGAAAGAAAGCGAGTACCGGGTGGTTCGTCAATTTGGGGAAGTCGTGAAAATTCAAGATGAGCCAGGCCTTCAAATGAAAATTCCATTTATTCAAAGTGTCACGACATTACCGAAATATCAAATGACCTATGATGTCTCTGAAGCTGAAATCAATACAAAAGATAAAAAACGGATCATTATTGATAATTACGCTGTTTGGCATGTCGTCGACCCACTTGAATTGATTTCAAATGCGGGGACTATTGTTAATGCAGAATCTCGAATGGAAGAATTTATCTATTCGGTTGTTCGAACAGAGCTTGGACAGTTAGATTACGATGAAATTATCAATGATGAAAACTCATCTCGCGGTAGCTTAAACGATGCAGTTACAGCGAAAGTGAACGAGCTGCTCGACAAAGATAAATACGGCATTCAAGTTATGGATGTTCGCATTAAACGAACGGATTTACCAGAGGAAAACGAACAGTCTGTTTATACACGAATGATTTCAGAACGTGAGTCTACAGCTCAAGAATATTTGTCTCAAGGAGACGCGAAAAAACGGGAAATGGAAGCACAAGCAGACCGAGAAGCGCAAGAAGTTATTGCAACTGCACGCAAAGAAGCTGCATTGATTCAAGCGGAAGGCGAATCGCAAGCTGCTAAAATTTACAACGAATCTTTTTCAAAAGACCCAGAGTTTTACGAATTGTACCGTTCGCTAGAATCGTATAAGAAAACGATTGGGGATGACACAGTTATTATTCTGCCGTCAGATTCACCATACGCAGATATCTTGTCTGGTAATTTTAATTAA
- the polA gene encoding DNA polymerase I produces MEGVIFVAKKILLLDGNSLAYRAFFALPLLTNEHGIHTNAVYGFTMMLQKILDEEQPTHMIVAFDAGKTTFRHKTFSEYKGGRQKTPPELSEQFPYLRKLIDAYRIKRYELENYEADDIIGTLSLEAERKGDEVVVISGDKDLTQLASPTTTVYITRKGITDIEKYTVEHIKEKYGLTPLQIIDMKGLMGDASDNIPGVPGVGEKTALKLLAAHGSVEGVYEAIEQQKGKMKEKLIANEDLAYISKQLATIERQAPINIQIDELSYAGPDQDELVKVWKELAFKSLLEKMEYTAEETVKEELKFEVLTTLDPSILKDEMAVHLELYDEHYHSCDLLGVSLATETDTYVIPMDVVEQSAEFHTWCKDSTKKKFMSDSKAATAAFLRFGVELRGVDFDLMLGAYIVNPSLTYTDMASIVQEYGHNEVSTNEQIYGKGAKKKIPESSVLHEHIARKARTIWKVRPLIMEKLEENEQFDLYDKLELPLATVLGQMESLGVMVNRDQLVEMGKELSHKLEKIESDIHGLAGQEFNINSPKQLGVILFEKLGLPPLKKTKTGYSTAADVLEKLEGQHEIISHILMYRQLGKLLSTYIEGLLKEIHEDGKIHTRFQQALTTTGRLSSINPNLQNIPVRLEEGRKIRKAFVPSEPGWVMVAADYSQIELRVLADMSEDERLVQAFKDDRDIHTTTASDVFHVAEEEVTSDMRRAAKAVNFGIVYGISDYGLSQNLNIPRKEAAAFIERYFASFPGVKSYMTNIVADAKRDGFVTTLMNRRRYLADITSSNFNLRSFAERTAMNTPIQGSAADIIKKAMIDMDAAIEREGLQARMLLQVHDELIFEAPPEELDQLMKLVPEVMENAVKLSVPLKVDIAHGSTWYDTK; encoded by the coding sequence ATGGAAGGGGTAATTTTTGTGGCAAAGAAAATACTTTTATTAGATGGGAATAGTTTGGCGTATCGCGCGTTTTTTGCTTTACCGCTATTAACCAATGAACATGGCATTCATACGAATGCCGTATACGGATTTACCATGATGCTCCAAAAAATACTCGATGAAGAACAACCTACGCATATGATTGTGGCTTTTGATGCGGGAAAAACAACATTCCGTCACAAAACATTTAGCGAATACAAAGGTGGAAGACAAAAAACGCCGCCTGAGTTATCGGAGCAATTTCCTTACCTTCGCAAATTAATCGATGCTTACAGAATCAAACGCTACGAATTGGAAAATTATGAGGCAGATGACATTATCGGTACTTTAAGTTTAGAAGCTGAGCGGAAAGGTGACGAAGTAGTCGTTATTTCCGGCGATAAAGATTTAACTCAATTAGCGTCTCCTACGACGACTGTTTATATTACGCGCAAGGGCATTACCGATATCGAAAAATATACAGTGGAACATATTAAAGAAAAGTATGGCTTAACGCCTCTTCAAATTATTGATATGAAAGGCCTAATGGGCGATGCATCTGATAATATCCCAGGGGTACCAGGTGTTGGAGAGAAAACGGCGTTAAAATTACTAGCGGCACACGGTTCGGTGGAAGGTGTATATGAAGCCATTGAGCAACAAAAAGGCAAGATGAAGGAAAAACTAATCGCCAATGAAGACCTAGCTTATATTAGTAAGCAATTAGCAACCATTGAACGACAAGCACCGATTAATATTCAAATTGATGAATTGAGTTATGCTGGACCAGATCAAGATGAGTTAGTGAAAGTATGGAAAGAACTTGCGTTTAAATCTTTGTTAGAAAAAATGGAGTACACGGCAGAGGAAACAGTAAAAGAAGAATTGAAATTTGAAGTGCTGACAACGCTTGATCCATCTATATTAAAAGATGAAATGGCTGTACATCTTGAATTATACGATGAACATTATCATAGCTGCGATTTACTAGGTGTGTCACTCGCGACTGAAACGGATACGTACGTTATTCCGATGGATGTTGTGGAGCAGTCTGCAGAGTTTCATACTTGGTGTAAAGATTCGACTAAGAAAAAATTCATGTCAGACTCTAAAGCAGCGACGGCCGCATTTTTACGTTTCGGCGTTGAGCTAAGGGGCGTTGATTTCGACTTAATGCTAGGAGCTTATATTGTCAATCCTTCGTTAACTTATACGGATATGGCAAGCATTGTTCAAGAATATGGTCATAATGAGGTGTCGACAAATGAACAAATTTACGGCAAAGGTGCTAAAAAGAAAATTCCAGAAAGCAGCGTTTTACATGAACATATTGCGAGAAAAGCACGCACGATTTGGAAAGTCCGCCCACTCATTATGGAAAAGCTTGAAGAAAACGAGCAATTCGATTTATACGATAAATTAGAATTGCCACTCGCAACAGTTTTAGGGCAAATGGAATCTCTTGGTGTAATGGTAAACCGTGACCAATTAGTCGAGATGGGTAAAGAGTTGTCTCATAAATTAGAGAAAATCGAGTCTGATATTCACGGGCTAGCGGGGCAAGAATTTAATATAAATTCACCAAAACAATTAGGAGTTATTTTATTTGAAAAATTAGGGTTGCCACCTTTAAAGAAAACAAAGACTGGCTATTCGACAGCAGCGGATGTTTTAGAAAAATTAGAAGGTCAACACGAAATTATTTCTCATATTTTAATGTATCGTCAATTAGGTAAACTATTGTCTACTTATATTGAAGGTTTGTTAAAAGAAATTCATGAAGATGGCAAAATTCATACCCGCTTTCAACAAGCGCTCACGACAACTGGGCGATTAAGTTCGATTAACCCAAACTTACAAAACATTCCGGTTCGTCTAGAAGAAGGACGCAAAATCCGTAAAGCTTTTGTACCCTCAGAACCAGGATGGGTCATGGTAGCAGCCGATTATTCTCAAATTGAATTGCGCGTACTTGCTGATATGTCAGAAGATGAACGACTCGTACAAGCCTTTAAAGACGACCGAGACATTCACACGACCACTGCGAGCGATGTTTTCCATGTAGCTGAAGAAGAAGTAACGAGCGATATGCGCCGAGCAGCTAAAGCGGTTAACTTTGGAATTGTTTATGGGATTAGTGATTATGGCTTGTCTCAAAACTTAAATATTCCGCGTAAAGAAGCGGCGGCTTTTATTGAGCGTTATTTTGCTAGCTTCCCAGGCGTGAAAAGTTATATGACGAACATCGTGGCAGATGCAAAACGTGATGGCTTTGTCACAACTTTGATGAATCGTCGCCGGTATTTAGCAGATATCACAAGCTCAAATTTCAACTTGCGTAGCTTTGCAGAACGGACGGCGATGAATACGCCGATTCAAGGCAGTGCAGCGGATATTATTAAAAAAGCCATGATTGATATGGATGCAGCGATAGAACGTGAAGGATTACAAGCACGCATGCTTTTACAAGTTCACGATGAATTGATTTTTGAAGCACCCCCTGAAGAATTAGATCAACTGATGAAATTAGTACCTGAAGTTATGGAAAATGCTGTGAAGTTAAGTGTTCCATTAAAAGTGGACATTGCTCACGGTTCCACTTGGTACGATACTAAATGA